The Natronomonas salsuginis genome includes a region encoding these proteins:
- a CDS encoding pyridoxal phosphate-dependent aminotransferase, with the protein MVSKRAREVTPFMAMDVLERANELDDVVHLEVGEPDFEPPEAVFETAISSLRDGNTNYTAARGKPELRRAIAAHYDREYGVAVDPGRIVVTPGTSPGLLLALAALVDPGEEVVLTDPHYACYPNFVRTVGGTVRTVPLRPEDGFQPRADAFEAGLSALTRALLLNSPANPTGAVMDGETLADVADLAEATDTTPVVDEVYHGLSYDVDEHTMLEYTDDAFVLNGFSKRFAMTGWRLGWLIVPEAYVDAVNRLAQNLLICAPNFVQDAGVAALETPPDRLVEIRETYRERRDLLVDAVAEWGLDLGYTPQGAYYLLVDVRELPGDALDVADFLLEEAGVAVTPGVDFGEGAADYLRFSYATDIEAIEGAIERIDAALSTYGEIPSEAGN; encoded by the coding sequence ATGGTCTCTAAGCGCGCGCGTGAGGTGACGCCCTTCATGGCGATGGACGTGCTCGAACGGGCGAACGAACTGGACGACGTCGTGCATCTCGAGGTCGGCGAGCCGGACTTCGAGCCGCCCGAGGCGGTGTTCGAGACGGCGATCTCCTCACTGCGCGACGGGAACACGAACTACACCGCCGCGCGAGGGAAACCCGAACTCCGGCGTGCGATCGCCGCCCACTACGACCGCGAGTACGGCGTCGCGGTCGACCCCGGTCGCATTGTCGTGACGCCCGGCACGTCGCCGGGGCTGCTCCTCGCGCTCGCGGCGCTCGTCGATCCGGGCGAGGAGGTCGTCCTCACGGACCCCCACTACGCCTGCTATCCGAACTTCGTGCGGACCGTGGGTGGGACCGTTCGGACGGTTCCGCTGCGACCTGAGGACGGCTTTCAGCCGCGCGCTGACGCGTTCGAGGCGGGGCTGTCGGCGTTGACGCGGGCGTTGCTCCTCAACTCGCCGGCGAATCCGACTGGCGCGGTGATGGATGGCGAGACGCTCGCCGACGTGGCCGACCTCGCCGAGGCCACCGACACGACGCCGGTCGTCGACGAGGTGTACCACGGGCTCTCCTACGACGTCGACGAGCACACGATGCTCGAGTACACCGACGACGCGTTCGTACTGAACGGCTTCTCGAAGCGCTTCGCGATGACCGGGTGGCGGCTCGGCTGGCTGATCGTCCCCGAGGCGTACGTCGACGCGGTGAACCGCCTCGCGCAGAACCTCCTCATCTGCGCGCCGAACTTCGTCCAGGACGCGGGCGTCGCCGCCCTCGAGACGCCGCCGGACCGGCTGGTCGAGATCCGCGAGACCTACCGCGAGCGCCGCGACCTGCTCGTCGACGCCGTCGCGGAGTGGGGGCTCGACCTCGGCTACACGCCGCAGGGGGCGTACTACCTGCTGGTCGACGTGCGCGAGCTTCCGGGCGACGCCCTCGACGTCGCGGACTTCCTGCTCGAAGAGGCCGGCGTCGCGGTCACCCCCGGCGTCGATTTCGGCGAGGGGGCCGCCGACTATCTCCGATTCTCGTACGCGACGGACATCGAGGCGATCGAGGGGGCGATCGAGCGGATCGACGCGGCGCTTTCGACGTACGGCGAGATCCCGTCAGAGGCGGGGAACTGA
- a CDS encoding DUF7093 family protein yields the protein MGLRCSILGHAFEDAGVEREREEQGSEVVTTEREIEQCRHCGAERVVSENTEVAAVVDADDVGIEPGGGDAIDTDDTNSAESATGGIAGAVERSGVEGEALDNSETTSATAGTDEPASPASPTDAEAPLDAAGDDEGDDYDETPPDPETEDAEILTDDDDEQQRRPGQWPDDPEDSNVDTDGSDAPLDPGNESLSGLTVPEGRIVCPECSFSIEANSGYREGDPCPECNAWLEAERNQ from the coding sequence ATGGGACTCCGCTGTTCGATACTCGGCCACGCCTTCGAGGACGCTGGGGTAGAGCGCGAACGAGAAGAACAGGGCAGCGAGGTGGTTACCACCGAGCGCGAGATAGAGCAATGTCGCCACTGCGGCGCCGAGCGCGTCGTCTCCGAGAACACCGAGGTCGCGGCCGTCGTCGACGCCGACGACGTCGGGATCGAACCCGGGGGCGGCGACGCGATCGACACCGACGATACGAACAGTGCGGAATCGGCAACCGGCGGGATCGCCGGAGCGGTCGAACGGAGCGGCGTCGAGGGCGAGGCGCTCGACAACTCGGAGACCACCTCGGCGACCGCCGGTACGGACGAGCCGGCATCCCCTGCGTCTCCGACCGATGCCGAAGCGCCGCTCGATGCTGCGGGCGACGACGAGGGTGACGACTACGACGAGACGCCGCCGGACCCCGAGACGGAGGACGCGGAGATCCTCACCGATGACGACGACGAGCAGCAACGACGCCCCGGCCAGTGGCCCGACGATCCCGAGGATTCGAACGTCGATACCGACGGGTCTGACGCCCCGCTCGATCCGGGCAATGAATCGCTCTCTGGCCTCACAGTCCCCGAGGGGAGGATCGTCTGTCCGGAGTGTTCGTTCAGCATCGAGGCCAACTCGGGGTACCGCGAGGGAGACCCCTGTCCCGAGTGCAACGCGTGGCTCGAAGCCGAACGAAACCAGTAA
- a CDS encoding DUF5611 family protein, which translates to MEEYKMRRGEYLEERVPDLKATIEEYFGPITGTEEFKGSDLYIVGEPDNPVFTRIVAGAVSYSGKKDKLAVHFEERELQDLMETGDVDAAGDANTAKNDFLLECTGRDAKSRRESMKRSVEDDAETPDNV; encoded by the coding sequence ATGGAAGAGTACAAAATGCGACGTGGGGAGTATCTCGAAGAGCGCGTCCCCGATCTGAAAGCGACGATCGAGGAGTACTTCGGACCGATCACGGGCACTGAGGAGTTCAAAGGTAGCGACCTGTACATCGTCGGTGAACCGGACAATCCGGTGTTCACCCGAATCGTCGCGGGCGCGGTCTCGTACTCCGGTAAGAAGGACAAACTCGCCGTCCACTTCGAGGAACGCGAGCTGCAGGACCTCATGGAGACGGGCGACGTCGACGCGGCCGGCGACGCGAACACGGCGAAAAACGACTTCCTGCTCGAGTGTACCGGTCGGGACGCGAAGTCGCGGCGCGAGTCGATGAAACGCTCCGTCGAAGACGACGCCGAGACGCCGGACAACGTCTGA
- a CDS encoding DUF302 domain-containing protein produces MLAFDPSEFESEDIGERSALLEMDHEAAVDHVRETAESVGFGVPVEFSPSELLNEKVDADRDPYYVLGACNPAVADKALDQSLKQGALFPCNFVIWEEEPGLQRVYHASIMKIGRLVGLAPDNDAWEGIVAETGDLVDAFYDEL; encoded by the coding sequence ATGCTCGCATTCGATCCCTCGGAGTTCGAGTCCGAAGATATCGGCGAACGATCGGCGCTCCTCGAGATGGACCACGAGGCCGCCGTCGACCACGTCCGAGAGACGGCCGAATCGGTCGGCTTCGGCGTCCCCGTCGAGTTCTCTCCCTCGGAGCTGCTCAACGAGAAGGTAGACGCCGACCGCGACCCCTACTACGTGTTGGGCGCGTGCAACCCCGCGGTGGCTGACAAGGCGCTCGATCAGTCGCTCAAACAGGGGGCGCTCTTCCCCTGCAACTTCGTCATCTGGGAGGAAGAGCCCGGTCTCCAGCGCGTGTATCACGCCTCGATCATGAAGATCGGCCGCCTCGTCGGGTTGGCCCCCGACAACGACGCGTGGGAAGGCATCGTCGCTGAGACCGGCGACCTGGTCGACGCCTTTTACGACGAGCTGTAG
- a CDS encoding radical SAM protein — protein sequence MISKGCEQCAVGGKMVLFVYGYCDQRDCFYCPLGENRKNVTQVYANERPVESDADVIEEAKRMEALGTSITGGEPQEAMDRTCRYLSLLKEEFGEDHHTHLYTGITGGRQNMRRLAEAGLDEIRFHPPYELWGDLHGTEWEEILHIAREEGLTPAFEIPGIRAEPEFLEFLDEGAADFCNINEFEMSDGNYRRMQEQGFELKEDHMSAVEGSHDILEEMGDHERVYFCTSVFKDAAQHRSRLKRMARNIRREFDDITDDGTLVYGKTWEPEARLRELGVPEEFYTVKSEHVELAWWLLEEMIEDGDVERGEIVEQYPTYDGTVVERTPLA from the coding sequence ATGATCTCGAAGGGCTGTGAACAGTGCGCCGTCGGGGGGAAGATGGTGCTCTTCGTCTACGGATACTGCGACCAGCGCGACTGTTTTTACTGCCCGCTCGGCGAGAACCGCAAGAACGTCACGCAGGTGTACGCCAACGAGCGCCCCGTCGAGTCCGACGCGGACGTCATCGAGGAGGCCAAGCGGATGGAGGCGCTCGGCACCTCGATCACCGGCGGGGAGCCCCAGGAGGCCATGGACCGGACCTGTCGATACCTCAGCCTTCTCAAGGAAGAGTTCGGCGAGGATCACCACACCCACCTCTACACGGGAATCACCGGCGGCCGGCAGAACATGCGCCGCCTGGCCGAGGCCGGCCTCGACGAGATTCGATTTCACCCACCCTACGAACTGTGGGGCGATCTGCACGGCACCGAATGGGAAGAGATCCTCCACATCGCCCGCGAGGAGGGGCTCACCCCTGCCTTCGAGATCCCCGGCATCCGCGCGGAACCGGAGTTTCTGGAGTTTCTGGACGAGGGCGCGGCCGACTTTTGCAACATCAACGAGTTCGAGATGTCCGACGGGAACTACCGGCGGATGCAAGAGCAGGGCTTCGAGCTCAAGGAGGACCACATGTCGGCCGTTGAGGGATCCCACGACATCCTCGAGGAGATGGGCGACCACGAGCGCGTGTACTTCTGTACGAGCGTGTTCAAGGACGCCGCTCAGCACCGCTCGCGGCTCAAGCGGATGGCCCGGAACATCCGCCGGGAGTTCGACGACATCACCGACGACGGGACGCTCGTCTACGGGAAGACGTGGGAACCGGAGGCCAGATTGCGCGAGCTCGGCGTCCCCGAGGAGTTCTACACGGTCAAATCCGAGCACGTCGAGTTGGCGTGGTGGCTCTTAGAGGAGATGATCGAGGACGGCGACGTCGAGCGCGGCGAGATCGTCGAGCAGTACCCGACGTACGACGGGACGGTCGTCGAGCGGACGCCGCTGGCGTAA
- a CDS encoding TRAM domain-containing protein, whose product MPECPLADDCPSFSERIEGMGCQHYGDRGGAEWCSHYNQPIRDLKQQPVQLGEEVVVDVEDIHESGAGVGRTEDGFIVMVDGVLPDARAKVKITEVRSNHARADEVERLPMDEEIDDSAANDADADDEPDDRSDREKALDRGRLGSRENFWGN is encoded by the coding sequence ATGCCCGAATGCCCACTCGCGGACGACTGCCCCAGTTTCTCCGAGCGGATCGAAGGCATGGGCTGTCAACACTACGGCGACCGCGGCGGTGCCGAGTGGTGCTCCCACTACAACCAACCGATCCGCGATCTCAAACAGCAACCCGTACAGCTCGGCGAGGAGGTCGTCGTCGACGTCGAGGATATCCACGAATCGGGGGCTGGCGTCGGCCGGACCGAGGACGGCTTCATCGTGATGGTCGACGGCGTGTTGCCGGACGCCCGCGCGAAGGTCAAGATCACGGAGGTCCGTTCGAACCACGCCCGCGCCGACGAGGTCGAACGGCTCCCGATGGACGAGGAGATCGACGATAGCGCCGCCAACGACGCCGACGCTGACGACGAACCGGACGACCGAAGCGACCGCGAGAAGGCACTCGACCGCGGGCGGTTGGGCAGCCGCGAGAACTTCTGGGGCAACTAG